The region ACCTCCACACCGGGCCGACCACGCTGCCCGACGCGCCGCCGGCGCTCGAGCGCGGGCGGCTCTTCCTCCTCGTGCACGCGGCGGGCAGCAACGCGGGTCTGTGGCGAAGGCAGCTCGAGGCGGCAGGCCGGGACCACAGCGCGCTCGCGCCCGACCTGCCCGGCCACGGGCGCTCGAGCGGCATCGAGGGACTGCCGACGGTCGAGGCCTACGCGGACTTCGTACTGGCCTTCGTGCGTACGCTCCGCCTCCGGCCGTTCGTGCTGGTCGGGCGCAGCATGGGCGGAGCAGTCGCGCTCGCGCTCGCGGCCGGCCACCCCGAGCTGGTGCAGGGCCTCGTGCTCGTCTGCACCGCCGCGCGCTTCGCGCTGGCGCCCGAGACGATCGCCGGCTGCCGCGACGTCATGCGCGGCCGCCTGCCGCAGCAGTTCACCACCGAGGCGTTCTCGCCCGCGACCGGCATGGAGATCCTGCGCGAGGCGTGGACCGAGCAG is a window of Deltaproteobacteria bacterium DNA encoding:
- a CDS encoding alpha/beta fold hydrolase, with product MPLPSKYVTVDGTAVHYLHTGPTTLPDAPPALERGRLFLLVHAAGSNAGLWRRQLEAAGRDHSALAPDLPGHGRSSGIEGLPTVEAYADFVLAFVRTLRLRPFVLVGRSMGGAVALALAAGHPELVQGLVLVCTAARFALAPETIAGCRDVMRGRLPQQFTTEAFSPATGMEILREAWTEQ